The Manihot esculenta cultivar AM560-2 chromosome 8, M.esculenta_v8, whole genome shotgun sequence genomic interval ATCCCTTTCTCCTGTTCTACGTCATTCTGTATCTTCCACAAAGTCAAATAACCAAGATGATGCAGATGGGAAGGTTGATTTTCCTGATAATGGTGTAAAGGTGGATACATTTGAAGATGTTAGTCTTCTTTTTGCACCTACAGAACTTCGAAATATAGTTCTGGCAAATGTTTCCAGTAGTTGCAATGAACATATCTTGGATTCCAGCCATGCCAACTCTGAATTAAAACATgtaattgagaaaaaaattgcTCATCTGTTTCCGAATGGCTTAGTATTAGATTCTGGCTTCACTGCTGATTACTTCAACTTGCAAGCAGACTATTTTCAACTTATAAACTATCGTGACTGTGAACTTAGAGCTTCTGAATTTCGACGCCTGGCTTTAGACTTGCACTCGCAGAATGAGATAGCTGTTGAAGGTCATGATGCTTCTATAGATGCTTTGCTCTTGGCAGCAGAGTGCTATGTGAATCCCTTTTTCATGGTGTCTTTCAGAGCCAATCCTAAATTAGCGAGTCCCATGAATGTTAGTGAGACTGGCAATACAAAAATTTGTGAAACTGCAAAATTGGGAATTGCTTCTGGAAAGAATAATGTTGACTTGGAGACGATAGCTCTTCTTGAAAAGGAAAGGGACAAAATTGTTCTTCAGCTACTGCTTGAGGCTGCTGAATTAGACAGGAAGTTTTTGAGAAGCATGTCGGATGGGGAATATGTTCCGTACCTCCCTGAAGAAATTGATGGACAAGTCATAAAGTTGTCTTCCCTTGATGTACAATCTGCAGATGCTATCACCTTGGCTCGGCAAAATCAAGGTCTGCTATGCAGTTTTCTGATTCGGAGGTTGAAAAAAGAGCAACATTCAATGCATGAAATTCTTGTGGACTGTCTTGTCTTTTTGTTGCACTCAGCCACACAGCTGTACTGTGCTCCTGAAGAAGTGATTGATGTTATATTAGGATCTGCTGAGTACCTCAATGCAACTCTAACATCATTTTATTATCAGTTAAAAGAAGGCAATCTCCAGTTGGATCCAGAGAAGATACATGGAGTGCAACGCCGTTGGACACTGCTTCAAAGATTGGTAATTGCTTCAAGTGGCAGTGAAGGCTCAGACTTTGCTTTAAATGTCAACAATCAATTTCGCTGTGGTAGCTTGATTCCATCATCAGCATGGTTGGAAAGGATATCTATGTTTTCTAACAGTTCTTATCCCCTTGTTAGGTTTCTAGGCTGGATGGCAGTATCTCGTAATGCAAAACAATATGTAAAGGATCGGCTTTTCCTTGCTTCAGATCTGTCACAGCTGACTTGTTTACTGTCCATTTTTGCTGATGAGCTTGCAGCAGTAGATAATGTTGTCAACCAAAAACAGGAAGATGGGAAGATTGAACAGATAGGTGTCAAACAAGTTTTTCCAATCCATAAAGGGTTTGAATTCTCTGACCAACAATATGGAGACCAATCTTTTCATGCTATCTACCCTGATCTCAATAAGTTCTTTCCGAATTTGAAAAGGCAATTTGAAGCTTTTGGGGAGCACATTTTGGAGGCTGTCGGATTGCAGCTGCGATCTCTATCTTCCAGCGTTGTGCCTGATATCTTGTGTTGGTTTTCTGATTTGTGCTCGTGGCAGTTTCTTCTGAACAACCAAATCACTAATCAAAACGGTTCTGATTATTTGAAAGGTTATGTTGCAAAGAATGCCAAAGCAATCATTCTTTACATTCTTGAAGCCATTGTTATTGAGCACATGGATGCAATGGTACCAGAAATGCCTAGAGTGGTGCAAGTATTGGTGTCTCTTTGTAAAGCGTCTTACTGTGATGTGCCATTTCTGAGCTCTATAATGCATCTCTTAAAGCCACTCATATCATATACTTTATGCAAGGTGTCTGATGAGGAAAAAACATTGTTTGATGATTCGTGTCCTAATTTTGAGTCGCTTTGCTTTGAGGAGCTTTTTGTTGATATTAGACAGAAAAAAGAGAATGGAGATATACCAGAGAAGGACTACAACAGAGCATTGATAATATTTGTTCTGGCTTCTGTCTTTGCTGATTTATCCTTTCAGCGTAAAAGAGAAATATTAGATTCCTTAACTTTGTGGGTTGATTTTACTACCTTTGAGCCAACCAATACTTTTCACGACTACCTCTGTGCATTTCAGACTGCTCTGGATGGTTGCAAAGTTTTGTTATTGCAGACTCTAAGAGTCTTTGGTGTTCTACCACTTCAGCTGGCCAAGTTTTCTGGTAATGATGCAGGGTCACATCCTGACAATGGCTCAGAGATGTATTCATGGTTTCTCAGTGATGTCTTCAAGAATTCTTCTCCTCCCAAGAATCATGAGAAGTTGGAAAATAATGACTTTGATGGTGTATCCTCAAAACAAAACAACTATTATTTGTCAACAGAAGAAATAGAAGATTTCTCTAAAGGCTTGGAAAATATTCTCACCAAGCTTAATCCAACTATTGAGCTATGCTGGAATCTTCATCATCGTTTGGCAAAAAAATTGACTATTACATCAGCTCAGTGTTTTATATACTCAAGATGCTTATCTTCAGTTGCAGCCCAAGTTCAAAATGCTGAAGAGGACAGCAGTGAAAATTCTTTCCCATTAAAATCCATTGAAGTCTTTCCTATTCATTGGAGGACCAGTCTAGAGGGTCTTGCTGAAATCATTGTGAAGCTCCAAGAAAACCATTGCTGGGAAGTGGCATCTCTAATGCTTGACTGTCTGCTTGGAGTTCCCTGTTGTTTCCGTTTGGAATATGTAGCTGAGACAATTTGTTGTGGAATCAAAAATTTTTCATGCAGTGCACCAAAACTTGCTTGGCGCTTGCGATCTGATAAATGGTTATCAATGTTATTGGGGAGAGGTATCCGTGGCCTTCATGAGAGTGATGGGCCTCTCACGGATCTATTTGTTACGCTGCTGGGTCATTCAGAACCTGAACAACGGTTTATAGCTCTTAAGCACTTGGGTAGATTGGTTGGCCAAGATCTAAATGGAGAAGCAGTTCTACAGTATTCTACATTTTGCAATAACTTGCCATACTTAGTTCACTCAGTTCCTGAGCCTTTTCTGCCATTTTTGGTTTCAAGTACATGGGATCGGGTGGTTTTGGTGGCATCATCTGATACATTGTTACCTCTGAGAATTCATGCTATGGCACTTCTGATAAGTTTTATCCCATATGCTGCCCGACACCAGTTACAATCGTTTCTTTCTGCAGCTGATAGTGTTCTTCACATTTTAGGAAAAAGTATCCATTCAACATGTGAGGGCCCATTACTACGGCTCTCATTAGCACTTGTTGCTGGTGCCTGCCTGTATTCACATGCTGAAGACATTTCTTTGATACCTCAAGAAGTTTGGAGAAATATCGAGGCCATAGGATTGTCTAGAACTGGTATCGTCCTCTTATCTTTTCTTTAGCACCAAAAAAAGAGTTACTTAGAGAATGAAATTATCTATTTCCCCTTTTTCTTCTAGGAGGCCATGTTGGTGATTTGGAGAAAAGTGCTTGTGAAGTCTTGTGTAGATTGAGAAATGAAGGGAATGAGGCAAAGGAGGTTTGTACCAGAATTAGGGGCATTTTGCAAGTTTCCAGCTACAGCATAACATTCTGAAAGCACttctacacacacacacaaagacATTATGCATAGTTGCATATGTAATGAGGGAAAACATATAGAAACATCGTTCTGAGTGGTTTTGTTTAGGTTGTttgttttaagttttaacaTCAACTGTTTGTTAGCAGTTTTTTAATTTACTGAACCATGCTTTTTAATAAGGCTTTGATAGAAGTTCTCTCTTCAAATTCTTCAAAACAAATCGACTCAGATTTTGGGAGCACCCGTGAAGAAATTCTTCAggtaagaaaaataataaacaatgGTGGCATAGTTCTGGTGTTCCTCTAGATGAAAACTGCTGTAATTTGTGGGACCCAAACTCATAAGGTCTAACTTGGATGTTTGGCAAGAGATAACTTGAGAGAAAATGGAAAAGAAACTAGAAAGAATCTGAGAGAGTTATCTAAAATAGATGTGTGTATTATTCATCTATGCCCCATGCTGCATTAGACCTCATCAAGTCCTATTAATACTTAAAGTTAGAAACACCTTAGCTTCCTGCTAGCAAATAGGCGAGATGATATCAGCAACTGACCAAGAACATTTTACTCAATATTGACtcttttttattacttaatttacTGAACTCCTTCCTAATGTGGTTCATCCTTCGTCATCTTAAATGGAactttgatattattattattcttattattttttactaatgCTACATTGTTGTTAACTAACTGTTACAGGTCCTTGCCAATTTGACTTCAGTTGATTCATACTTGGAGGTGTTCTCaaaaagaattgatgaagaggCAATGGTAAATCATATATGATCACCAGTCATGATATTTTTCACCTCTGACTTTGTAGATGCACTTAATAGGCATGGATATGTTGTTCTAGGAACTTGAGGAGGCTGAAATAGAATTGGACATTCTTCAAAAAGAAAATGCAGTAGAAGAGACATCATCAAGAGACACCAAGGAAGGGAGGCAAATTCCTAGGGTCACAGGTAGGAACTATTGTCCCCACTCCCCAGAACAGTCAATACTATTCATATTGGCAGCTTGAATCTACAGTGCAACCTTTATGTGATtgctattatataattttatctcCTATATTTTGCTGTTCAGCTTATGGGAAGCATGAGAGCAGGCTTCAGGAAATCAAGGATTGCATTCATTCTTTGTATGTATCATCTTTACTTTCAGCTGTAATTT includes:
- the LOC110620154 gene encoding uncharacterized protein LOC110620154 isoform X4; this translates as MEIELEPRVKPLSYKVKGMSRESLSQKASHVLDTDLRSHWSTGTNTKEWILLELDEPCLLSHIRIYNKSVLEWEISVGLRYKPETFVKVRPRCEAPRRDMIYPMNYTPCRYVRISCLRGNPIAIFFIQLIGVSVAGLEPEFQPVVNHLMPHIMSHKQDADDMHLQLLQDMTNRLLVFLPQIEADLTTFSDSAEQNLRFLAMLVGPLYPILHIVNERETARSAGNISDSEVPKNSQPSSSLTVSSNFEPRRSRCMSPLISSTSSSMVFRPDAIFVLLRKAYKESDLGAVCRMASRILYKLIEPITMQEVSTIASEVTSASDETSKSELSNPVPLVDYSSLFGEEFLIPDDQWDSSILNVLDIGAVEEGILHVLYACASQPLLCRKLAESTSEFWSALPLVQALLPALRPSVSSIGEHIDDTFSQWKQSFVQQALSQIVAMSCSAVYRPLLHACAGYLSSYSPSHAKAACVLIDLCSSVLAPWMSQVIAKVDLTVELLEDLLGTIQGARHFPSRARAALKYIVLALSGHMDDILGKYKEVKHKILFLLEMLEPFLDPAIYALRSTIAFGDVSFTFMEKQEQTCVTALNVIRTAVQKPAVLSSLESEWRRGSVAPSVLLSILEPHMQLPPEIDLCKSPASKNFENEVSTAPSLSPVLRHSVSSTKSNNQDDADGKVDFPDNGVKVDTFEDVSLLFAPTELRNIVLANVSSSCNEHILDSSHANSELKHVIEKKIAHLFPNGLVLDSGFTADYFNLQADYFQLINYRDCELRASEFRRLALDLHSQNEIAVEGHDASIDALLLAAECYVNPFFMVSFRANPKLASPMNVSETGNTKICETAKLGIASGKNNVDLETIALLEKERDKIVLQLLLEAAELDRKFLRSMSDGEYVPYLPEEIDGQVIKLSSLDVQSADAITLARQNQGLLCSFLIRRLKKEQHSMHEILVDCLVFLLHSATQLYCAPEEVIDVILGSAEYLNATLTSFYYQLKEGNLQLDPEKIHGVQRRWTLLQRLVIASSGSEGSDFALNVNNQFRCGSLIPSSAWLERISMFSNSSYPLVRFLGWMAVSRNAKQYVKDRLFLASDLSQLTCLLSIFADELAAVDNVVNQKQEDGKIEQIGVKQVFPIHKGFEFSDQQYGDQSFHAIYPDLNKFFPNLKRQFEAFGEHILEAVGLQLRSLSSSVVPDILCWFSDLCSWQFLLNNQITNQNGSDYLKGYVAKNAKAIILYILEAIVIEHMDAMVPEMPRVVQVLVSLCKASYCDVPFLSSIMHLLKPLISYTLCKVSDEEKTLFDDSCPNFESLCFEELFVDIRQKKENGDIPEKDYNRALIIFVLASVFADLSFQRKREILDSLTLWVDFTTFEPTNTFHDYLCAFQTALDGCKVLLLQTLRVFGVLPLQLAKFSGNDAGSHPDNGSEMYSWFLSDVFKNSSPPKNHEKLENNDFDGVSSKQNNYYLSTEEIEDFSKGLENILTKLNPTIELCWNLHHRLAKKLTITSAQCFIYSRCLSSVAAQVQNAEEDSSENSFPLKSIEVFPIHWRTSLEGLAEIIVKLQENHCWEVASLMLDCLLGVPCCFRLEYVAETICCGIKNFSCSAPKLAWRLRSDKWLSMLLGRGIRGLHESDGPLTDLFVTLLGHSEPEQRFIALKHLGRLVGQDLNGEAVLQYSTFCNNLPYLVHSVPEPFLPFLVSSTWDRVVLVASSDTLLPLRIHAMALLISFIPYAARHQLQSFLSAADSVLHILGKSIHSTCEGPLLRLSLALVAGACLYSHAEDISLIPQEVWRNIEAIGLSRTGHVGDLEKSACEVLCRLRNEGNEAKEVLANLTSVDSYLEVFSKRIDEEAMELEEAEIELDILQKENAVEETSSRDTKEGRQIPRVTAYGKHESRLQEIKDCIHSFDKAKLQDDVIARRQKKLLMRRARQKYLEEAAFREEELLRELDRERTAEAEKEIERQRLLELERAKTRELRHNLDMEKERQTQRELQRELEQAESGLRSSRRDFSSATHSRTRERYRERENGRSSNEGSTRTNSGSLQAEISTTSSSMGMPAVVLSGSRPFSGQPPTILQSRDRADECGSSYEENFDGSKDSGDTGSVGDPDLISAFDGQAGGFGSAQRHGSRGSKSRQVMERRERDGRREGKWERKH